A stretch of the Aspergillus puulaauensis MK2 DNA, chromosome 6, nearly complete sequence genome encodes the following:
- a CDS encoding uncharacterized protein (antiSMASH:Cluster_6.4): protein MHRSSIQSLPAKTLARQAARAILADPWFSDPAQAPMLFGFDTSRGDFTSTLTHGMAIDVKLDRSIIRFALVGTDWEPAIKYSRVVL, encoded by the exons ATGCATCGGTCTTCCATACAGTCCTTGCCCGCGAAGACCCTGGCTCGCCAAGCCGCCCGAGCTATACTAGCAGACCCATGGTTCTCCGATCCCGCACAAGCACCCATG CTTTTTGGTTTTGACACGAGCCGAGGTGATTTCACGTCAACGCTAACCCATGGCATGGCCATAGACGTTAAGTTGGACCGCAGCATTATTCGTTTCGCGCTAGTGGGTACTGACTGGGAGCCCGCCATCAAGTATTCTCGAGTCGTGCTCTGA
- the pksP gene encoding polyketide synthase alb1 (COG:I;~EggNog:ENOG410PG86;~InterPro:IPR016036,IPR032088,IPR016035,IPR030918, IPR001031,IPR018201,IPR042104,IPR014030,IPR001227, IPR029058,IPR014031,IPR006162,IPR014043,IPR020806, IPR016039,IPR020841,IPR009081,IPR036736;~PFAM:PF00550,PF12697,PF02801,PF00698,PF00109, PF16073;~SMCOG1021:malonyl CoA-acyl carrier protein transacylase;~antiSMASH:Cluster_6.4;~go_function: GO:0004315 - 3-oxoacyl-[acyl-carrier-protein] synthase activity [Evidence IEA];~go_function: GO:0016740 - transferase activity [Evidence IEA];~go_function: GO:0016746 - transferase activity, transferring acyl groups [Evidence IEA];~go_function: GO:0016788 - hydrolase activity, acting on ester bonds [Evidence IEA];~go_function: GO:0031177 - phosphopantetheine binding [Evidence IEA];~go_process: GO:0006633 - fatty acid biosynthetic process [Evidence IEA];~go_process: GO:0009058 - biosynthetic process [Evidence IEA]), producing the protein MEDLYRVYLFGDQTSDFEVGLRRLLQAKDHTIVSAFFQKSYHALRQEISSLSPSERSIFPRFTSIVDLLARHCESPGNPALESALTCLYQLGCFINYHGDLGHAYPSNSSTQLVGLCTGLLSCAAVSSANNIGELLAPAVEAVVVALRLGSCVLRVRELVHQEKTAPLSWSALVSGINETDGTDLISDFSIEKAIPPSSRPYISAVCANTLTISGPPVVLDQFLDTALSKQNKAIRAPIHGPYHASHLYDDRDVERILEHCDADLVCNRQPRIPVLSSNTGELIAAESMRDFLQNALEEILLQQMCWDKVTDSCATILNSVDDRTSKKLLPISTSATQSLFNSLKKENVSNVDVDGSVADITSPTPGANRTGRAELSKIAIIGMSGRFPDSDSPQDFWNLLYKGLDVHRKVPEDRWDADAHVDLSGTARNTSKVQYGCWIREPGLFDPRFFNMSPREALQADPAQRLALLTAYEALEGAGFVADSTPSTQRNRVGIFYGMTSDDYREINSGQDIDTYFIPGGNRAFTPGRINYYFKFSGPSVSVDTACSSSLAAIHLACNSIWRNDCDTAISGGVNILTNPDNHAGLDRGHFLSRTGNCNTFDDGADGYCRADGVGTVILKRLEDAEADNDPIIGVINGAYTNHSAEAVSITRPHVGAQAFIFNKLLNEANVDPKSVSYVEMHGTGTQAGDAVEMQSVLDVFAPDHRRGPSQSLHLGSAKSNVGHGESASGVTSLVKVLLMMKENKIPPHCGIKTKINHNFPTDFAQRNVHIASQPTPWNRPPSGKRRMFLNNFSAAGGNTALLLEDGPIADCNEHDPRRVHVLSVSARSQTALRNNIESLTQYMSDQEKTFGVKESSFLPSLAYTTTARRTHHPFRVTAIGSSLQELRDSLSASSQKDVTAVPAKTPGVGFLFTGQGAQYAGMGKQLYEGCSHFRSTIQHFDCICQSQGIPSILPLVDGSVPLNELSPVVVQVGTTCVQMALTSFWSSLGISPSFVLGHSLGDYAALNAAGVLSTSDTIFACGRRAQLLTEQCQPGTHAMLAIKAPLVEVKRLLTEGVHDMACINSPSETVISGPKSAIDELSQDCSKQGLKSTVLTVPYAFHSAQVEPILERLEEVLQGITFNKPSVPFVSALLGEVITEADSDFLNAKYLVRHCRETVNFLGAFEALGNAKLKSDQTLWLEVGPHTICSGMVKATLGPQSNTIASLRREEDTWKVLSTSLSSLHLAGIGINWKQYHQDFSSSHQVLPLPAYKWDLKNYWIPYKNNFCLTKGAPVAAISAPAESNFLTTSAQKIVESRDDGPTATVVVQNDIADPGLNRVIQGHQVNGAALCPSSLYADIAQTLADYLIEKYKPELKSSGLDVCNVTVPKPLIAKTGKEQFRVSATANWANKCAAVQVYSVTPEGKKLIDHASCEVKFFDCAAAELEWKRSSYLVKRSIELLEANALKGGAHRLQRGMVYKLFSALVDYDENYQSIKEVLLDSENHEATAFVKFQAPQANFHRNPYWIDSFGHLSGFIMNASDTTDSKNQVFVNHGWDSMRCLKKFSPDVTYRTHVRMQPWRDSIWAGDVHIFEGDDVIAVFGGVKFQALPRRILDTALPPAAASKARSPAVQQASAPKKPVQTKNADANRPKPPMAMKSFAKRAAGPSVVVRALSILASEVGLAESDMSDDLVFADCGVDSLLSLTVTGRYREELNLDLESSVFIDQPTVLDFKRLVAQVSPAESTDSSSSEHESEFSFNGDISSGESDPATPGIASPHNEKVMQVQESGAMKEIRAIVADEIGVPAEDIKGSENLGEMGMDSLLSLTVLGRIRESLDMDLPGEFFIENQTLDDVEGALNLKPKAAPAPTPVPQPISMPETAPAKELNTQPAASTHPSATSILLQGNPRTATKSLFLFPDGSGSATSYATIPGVSPDICVYGLNCPYMRAPEKLNCGLDELTDPYLKEIRRRQPKGPYNLGGWSAGGICAYDAARTLILKEGEEVDRLLLLDSPFPIGLEKLPPRLYGFFNSIGLFGEGKAAPPAWLLPHFLAFIDSLDAYKAVPLPFDDQTWAKKMPKTYMVWAKDGVCSKPDDPWPEPAPDGSKDPREMVWLLSNRTDLGPNKWDTLVGPQNVSGITVLQGANHFTMTRGEKAKELAAFMADALGA; encoded by the exons ATGGAAGACCTGTATCGCGTCTATCTCTTCGGAGATCAGACAAGTGACTTTGAAGTTGGCCTTCGTCGCTTACTACAAGCAAAAGATCACACGATTGTGTCTGCCTTCTTCCAAAAAAGTTACCATGCATTACGTCAGGAAATATCTAGTCTTTCGCCTTCTGAGCGCAGCATATTCCCGCGATTCACGAGCATCGTGGATCTATTGGCAAGACATTGCGAATCCCCAGGTAACCCTGCTCTAGAGAGCGCGTTAACTTGTCTCTATCAACTGGGATGTTTTATCAA TTACCACGGTGACCTTGGCCATGCATACCCTTCAAATTCAAGCACCCAGCTCGTCGGGCTATGTACGGGGTTGCTCAGCTGCGCCGCTGTTAGCTCTGCAAACAACATCGGAGAGCTCCTTGCACCGGCCGTCGAAGCAGTTGTTGTTGCCCTCCGATTGGGATCGTGTGTTCTCCGTGTCCGAGAGCTAGTTCATCAAGAGAAGACAGCGCCGCTCAGCTGGTCAGCTTTGGTGTCTGGCATTAACGAGACTGACGGGACGGACCTTATCTCCGATTTTAGTATTGAAAAG GCtattcctccatcttctcggCCGTATATCAGCGCAGTCTGCGCAAACACACTGACCATCAGTGGGCCCCCAGTTGTCCTCGACCAGTTTTTGGACACTGCTTTATCAAAGCAAAATAAGGCCATCAGAGCACCAATCCATGGGCCGTACCATGCTTCTCACTTATACGACGACCGAGACGTGGAGAGGATTCTCGAGCACTGCGACGCAGACCTTGTATGCAACCGTCAACCGCGTATCCCAGTCTTATCAAGCAACACTGGGGAGTTAATCGCCGCCGAGAGCATGAGAGACTTTCTGCAGAATGCTTTGGAGGAGATTTTACTCCAACAGATGTGCTGGGACAAGGTGACAGATTCATGCGCGACAATCTTGAATTCGGTCGACGATCGTACAAGCAAGAAGCTGCTGCCGATCTCTACATCAGCTACGCAAAGTCTGTTCAACTCGCTCAAGAAGGAAAATGTATCAAATGTAGACGTGGACGGAAGTGTCGCCGACATCACAAGTCCCACCCCAGGGGCCAATCGCACCGGCAGAGCAGAGCTTTCCAAGATAGCTATCATCGGCATGTCGGGGCGATTCCCTGATTCTGACAGCCCCCAGGACTTTTGGAATCTCCTATACAAGGGACTTGATGTACACCGAAAAGTCCCTGAAGACCGATGGGATGCCGATGCACATGTCGATCTCAGTGGCACGGCGAGAAATACAAGTAAAGTTCAGTATGGATGCTGGATCCGAGAGCCTGGTTTATTTGATCcgcgcttcttcaacatgtcGCCGCGCGAGGCACTCCAAGCAGACCCTGCTCAGCGGCTCGCGTTGTTGACAGCTTATGAGGCTCTGGAAGGGGCGGGTTTCGTCGCAGATAGCACGCCCTCCACGCAGAGAAACAGGGTTGGCATCTTTTACGGAATGACAAGTGATGACTATCGCGAAATCAACAGCGGTCAGGACATCGATACATACTTCATTCCAGGCGGCAATCGCGCTTTCACACCTGGGCGCATCaattattactttaagtTCAGCGGCCCTAGTGTCAGCGTTGATACGGCATGCTCTTCCAGTCTTGCTGCAATTCACTTGGCTTGCAACTCCATCTGGAGGAATGACTGCGACACGGCCATTTCTGGCGGCGTGAATATCCTAACTAACCCAGACAACCATGCCGGCTTAGACCGTGGTCATTTCCTCTCCAGAACCGGAAACTGCAATACATTCGATGACGGTGCAGACGGTTACTGCAGAGCAGACGGGGTTGGAACAGTTATCCTTAAACGGCTCGAGGACGCTGAAGCCGATAACGATCCGATTATTGGTGTCATCAACGGCGCATATACAAACCATTCAGCGGAAGCGGTCTCAATTACCCGCCCCCATGTGGGAGCTCAGGCCTTTATATTCAATAAATTACTCAACGAAGCGAATGTTGACCCTAAGAGTGTTAGCTACGTCGAGATGCATGGCACCGGTACCCAGGCTGGAGATGCAGTGGAAATGCAATCGGTCTTGGACGTCTTTGCTCCTGATCATAGACGTGGGCCATCGCAGTCGCTTCACCTTGGCTCTGCTAAGTCCAATGTTGGGCATGGGGAATCTGCATCTGGTGTAACTTCTCTTGTCAAGGTGCtattgatgatgaaggaaaATAAGATACCGCCGCATTGTGGAATCAAGACAAAAATAAACCACAACTTTCCAACTGATTTCGCACAAAGAAACGTCCACATTGCCTCCCAGCCGACTCCATGGAACCGCCCACCGTCTGGGAAACGCCGCATGTTTCTGAACAATTTCTCCGCCGCTGGTGGAAATACTGCTCTCCTACTTGAGGATGGTCCTATTGCAGATTGCAACGAACATGATCCTCGACGGGTACATGTTCTCTCTGTATCGGCACGATCTCAGACGGCTCTTCGGAATAACATTGAGTCACTCACTCAGTATATGAGCGACCAAGAGAAGACCTTCGGCGTCAAGGAAAGCAGCTTCCTTCCAAGTTTGGCGTATACTACCACCGCTCGCCGCACTCATCACCCTTTCCGGGTTACTGCCATAGGATCCAGCCTACAGGAGTTGCGTGATTCCCTGAGTGCTAGTTCCCAGAAAGACGTCACCGCGGTGCCTGCGAAGACTCCTGGTGTCGGGTTCCTTTTCACAGGTCAAGGTGCCCAATATGCGGGAATGGGCAAACAGCTGTACGAAGGCTGTTCCCATTTCAGATCAACCATCCAGCACTTTGACTGTATCTGTCAAAGCCAGGGCATTCCTTCTATTCTCCCTCTTGTTGATGGCAGCGTACCTCTGAACGAGCTGAGCCCTGTTGTGGTGCAAGTCGGAACCACGTGCGTGCAAATGGCCTTGACCAGTTTCTGGTCGTCTTTGGGTATATCTCCTTCATTTGTCCTGGGGCATAGCCTTGGTGATTACGCTGCGCTGAATGCCGCTGGCGTGTTATCTACCAGTGATACTATATTCGCTTGTGGCCGTCGAGCTCAGCTTCTTACAGAGCAATGTCAACCAGGGACACACGCCATGCTGGCAATAAAAGCTCCACTTGTTGAAGTGAAACGACTCCTGACAGAGGGCGTCCATGATATGGCCTGCATTAACTCGCCTTCGGAAACTGTTATTAGCGGACCCAAATCTGCTATTGATGAGTTGAGTCAGGATTGCTCAAAGCAAGGATTGAAGTCGACAGTTTTGACTGTGCCCTACGCTTTCCATTCTGCTCAAGTCGAGCCCATACTCGAGAGACTCGAAGAGGTCCTGCAGGGAATCACCTTCAATAAACCATCGGTGCCCTTCGTTTCAGCTCTTCTCGGGGAAGTAATCACTGAAGCCGACTCGGATTTCCTCAATGCAAAGTACTTGGTAAGGCATTGCCGAGAGACCGTCAATTTCCTAGGTGCATTTGAGGCACTAGGGAATGCAAAATTGAAGAGTGATCAGACTCTTTGGCTCGAGGTTGGTCCGCATACGATCTGTTCAGGTATGGTAAAAGCCACGCTTGGACCGCAATCAAACACCATTGCGTCCCTTCGACGCGAGGAAGACACATGGAAGGTTCTCTCGACAAGTCTTTCTAGCCTTCACCTCGCTGGTATTGGCATCAACTGGAAACAGTATCATCAAGACTTCAGCTCTAGTCATCAAGTTCTGCCACTTCCTGCTTACAAGTGGGACCTGAAGAATTACTGGATTCCCTACAAGAACAACTTCTGCCTTACCAAGGGTGCTCCCGTGGCTGCTATCAGTGCTCCTGCGGAGTCCAACTTCTTGACCACTTCTGCACAGAAGATTGTAGAGAGTCGTGACGACGGGCCAACAGCAACGGTGGTGGTGCAAAACGACATAGCAGACCCTGGCCTAAATCGAGTTATCCAGGGCCATCAAGTCAATGGAGCAGCGCTTTGCCCCTCG TCACTCTATGCAGATATTGCCCAGACCCTGGCAGACTACCTCATCGAAAAGTATAAGCCAGAACTTAAGTCTTCAGGCTTGGATGTATGCAACGTGACTGTCCCCAAGCCACTCATCGCAAAGACCGGAAAGGAGCAATTCAGAGTGTCCGCTACTGCCAATTGGGCAAATAAATGCGCGGCGGTCCAAGTTTACTCTGTTACCCCAGAAGGTAAAAAGCTTATTGACCATGCCTCCTGCGAAGTCAAATTCTTCGACTGCGCGGCAGCCGAATTGGAATGGAAGCGAAGCTCTTACTTGGTCAAGCGTAGCATCGAGCTCCTGGAAGCCAATGCTCTTAAAGGAGGTGCCCATCGCCTCCAGAGAGGGATGGTCTACAAGCTCTTCAGCGCTCTGGTCGATTATGATGAGAACTATCAATCAATCAAGGAAGTTCTTCTTGACAGCGAGAACCATGAGGCCACTGCTTTCGTCAAGTTCCAAGCACCACAGGCCAATTTCCATCGGAACCCATACTGGATCGACAGTTTTGGCCATCTCTCTGGGTTTATCATGAACGCCAGTGATACTACAGACTCCAAAAATCAGGTCTTCGTTAACCATGGATGGGACTCTATGCGATGTTTGAAGAAGTTCTCACCAGATGTCACTTACCGTACCCATGTGAGAATGCAGCCATGGCGTGACTCCATCTGGGCAGGCGATGTTCACATTTTTGAAGGGGATGATGTTATTGCTGTATTTGGAGGTGTCAAG TTCCAAGCTCTACCGCGAAGAATCTTGGATACTGCTCTTCCCCCAGCAGCTGCCTCGAAGGCGCGAAGCCCGGCAGTACAGCAGGCTTCAGCCCCCAAGAAGCCTGTACAAACGAAAAATGCAGATGCCAACAGGCCGAAGCCTCCAATGGCCATGAAATCTTTCGCCAAAAGAGCTGCTGGCCCGAGTGTCGTAGTACGGGCACTGAGCATCTTAGCATCGGAAGTAGGGCTAGCAGAATCTGATATGTCGGACGATTTGGTTTTTGCAGACTGCGGTGTCGACTCGCTGCTTTCATTGACTGTCACTGGCAGATATCGTGAAGAGTTGAACTTAGATTTGGAGTCATCTGTCTTCATCGACCAGCCGACGGTCCTCGACTTCAAGCGACTGGTGGCTCAAGTGAGCCCCGCTGAATCAACCGACTCGTCTTCAAGTGAGCATGAGTCCGAATTCTCATTCAACGGCGATATCTCCTCGGGAGAATCAGACCCAGCAACCCCTGGCATTGCTTCGCCGCATAATGAAAAAGTCATGCAGGTTCAAGAAAGTGGCGCCATGAAAGAGATTCGAGCTATCGTGGCCGACGAAATTGGTGTTCCAGCAGAAGATATCAAAGGCAGCGAGAACCTAGGCGAGATGGGAATGGATTCACTTCTTTCTCTTACCGTCCTAGGTAGAATTCGCGAGTCGTTAGACATGGACTTGCCGGGTGAGTTCTTTATCGAGAACCAGACCttggatgatgtcgaagGGGCCCTGAATCTGAAGCCCAaggctgctccagctcccaccCCGGTGCCACAACCTATTTCCATGCCAGAGACAGCCCCAGCCAAAGAACTGAACACCCAACCGGCAGCAAGTACCCACCCATCAGCAACTTCTATCTTATTGCAGGGAAACCCGAGGACCGCTACAAAGTCTCTTTTCCTGTTCCCTGATGGCTCCGGTTCCGCAACATCCTACGCCACTATCCCAGGTGTCTCTCCCGACATTTGCGTGTACGGACTGAACTGTCCATACATGAGAGCACCGGAGAAACTCAACTGcggcctcgacgagctcaCAGACCCATACTTAAAGGAGATTCGTCGACGACAACCAAAAGGCCCCTACAACCTTGGCGGGTGGTCTGCAGGTGGCATATGCGCGTACGACGCCGCACGAACCCTAATCCtcaaggaaggcgaggaagtcgaccgtctcctcctcctcgattcGCCATTCCCCATCGGACTCGAGAAGCTCCCGCCCCGTCTCTAcggcttcttcaactccatcGGCCTCTTCGGCGAAGGCAAGGCCGCGCCCCCAGCGTGGCTCCTCCCGCATTTCCTAGCCTTCATCGACTCCTTAGACGCCTATAAAGCCGTCCCACTCCCATTCGACGACCAAACATGGGCCAAGAAGATGCCAAAGACGTATATGGTCTGGGCCAAGGACGGAGTCTGCTCCAAGCCTGATGATCCATGGCCCGAGCCCGCGCCCGATGGAAGTAAAGATCCCAGGGAGATGGTCTGGCTGCTAAGCAACCGCACAGACCTTGGTCCGAACAAGTGGGATACACTCGTGGGGCCGCAGAACGTCAGCGGCATTACGGTCCTTCAAGGCGCGAATCATTTTACAATGACGAGGGgcgagaaggcgaaggagcttGCGGCTTTCATGGCAGATGCTCTGGGTGCTTAA